A window of Rhododendron vialii isolate Sample 1 chromosome 11a, ASM3025357v1 contains these coding sequences:
- the LOC131308732 gene encoding uncharacterized protein LOC131308732, whose amino-acid sequence MVAQESHRRPLECLAGIGFTGFSMTSFAISSGYGVFVIYRKLKTLKRVIDNLTERQEELLEDIDAFYAEFRARGLYIRSDTPVAVPVDSQYLDPTFGRRVLVLTRMHSPFGGFWRHYVNMIVGFSLGALTHGILRRIVGTFCLTEVKIHISML is encoded by the coding sequence ATGGTGGCTCAGGAATCACACCGCCGTCCCTTGGAATGCTTGGCGGGAATAGGATTTACTGGCTTCTCGATGACTTCTTTCGCCATCAGCTCCGGCTATGGAGTTTTTGTTATCTACCGTAAGTTGAAAACTTTGAAACGTGTTATTGATAATCTCACTGAGCGTCAAGAGGAGCTCCTGGAGGACATTGATGCGTTTTATGCCGAGTTTCGTGCACGGGGTTTGTACATTCGTTCAGATACTCCTGTTGCGGTTCCGGTCGACTCTCAATATTTGGATCCCACATTTGGGAGGAGGGTCCTCGTGCTAACTCGAATGCACTCGCCATTTGGCGGATTTTGGAGGCATTATGTTAACATGATCGTTGGGTTTTCCCTTGGGGCACTTACCCATGGGATCTTGAGACGCATTGTTGGGACATTTTGTCTTACAGAGGTAAAAATCCATATCTCTATgttgtaa
- the LOC131308733 gene encoding probable L-cysteine desulfhydrase, chloroplastic → MESPHSLSLSLLPNPNTSFPPPMASDPHPFDLNENGDATNHNQPTKKPKLSLITPSQVRSEFSHHDPHTARINNGSFGSCPKSVLAAQNEYQLKYLRQPDAFYFNHLKPSILRSRTVIKDLINADDVDEVSIVDNATTAASIVLQQTGRAFAEGRFDKGDAAVMLHYAYGAVKMSVQAYVTRAGGRVIEVQLPFPVTCNDEIISEFRKALERGKSDGHKVRLALIDHITSMPCVVIPVKELVKICRDEGVDQIFVDAAHAIGSTNVDMKEIGADFYTSNLHKWFFCPPAVALLYCRKSDKTLDLHHPVVSHEYGNGLAIESAWIGTRDYSAQMVVPEVVEFVNRFEGGIEGIRTRNHEKVVEMGEMLAKAWGTNLGSPPEMCSSMVMVGLPACLEISSDSDGFKLRTHLRDCFGVEVPIYYRAPKDGEINPLTGYARISHQVYNVVDEYYRFRDAVNKLVNDRVTCASLSC, encoded by the exons ATGGAGTCccctcactcactctctctgtctctcctccCAAACCCAAACACCTCCTTCCCCCCACCCATGGCCTCCGACCCCCACCCCTTCGACCTCAACGAAAACGGCGACGCCACCAACCACAACCAGCCGACCAAAAAGCCAAAACTCTCCCTAATCACCCCTTCCCAAGTCCGATCCGAATTCTCTCACCACGACCCGCACACCGCCCGGATCAACAACGGCAGCTTCGGATCCTGCCCCAAATCCGTCCTCGCCGCCCAAAACGAATATCAGCTCAAATACCTCCGACAGCCCGACGCCTTCTACTTCAACCACCTCAAACCCTCCATCCTCCGCTCCCGTACCGTAATCAAGGACCTGATTAACGCCGACGACGTGGACGAGGTCTCCATCGTCGACAACGCCACCACCGCCGCCTCCATCGTGCTCCAGCAGACCGGCCGGGCCTTTGCCGAGGGCCGGTTCGATAAGGGTGATGCTGCTGTTATGCTTCACTATGCTTACGGTGCCGTTAAGATGTCTGTGCAGGCCTACGTGACGCGCGCCGGCGGCCGTGTCATCGAGGTCCAATTGCCCTTTCCG GTAACCTGCAACGACGAAATCATCTCTGAATTTCGAAAAGCCCTAGAAAGAGGCAAATCGGATGGTCACAAAGTTAGATTAGCATTGATAGATCACATTACCTCAATGCCATGTGTGGTGATTCCTGTAAAAGAGTTGGTCAAGATTTGTAGGGATGAAGGCGTTGATCAAATTTTCGTCGATGCAGCCCATGCGATTGGGTCTACTAATGTAGATATGAAGGAAATTGGGGCCGACTTCTACACTAGTAATCTTCACAAATGGTTCTTTTGTCCACCTGCTGTTGCTTTGTTGTACTGTCGGAAATCTGATAAAACGCTGGATTTGCACCACCCTGTCGTTTCACATGAGTATGGGAATGGGTTGGCGATCGAGAGCGCCTGGATCGGGACGAGGGATTATAGCGCACAAATGGTAGTTCCAGAGGTGGTGGAGTTTGTGAATAGGTTTGAAGGTGGGATTGAGGGGATAAGGACCAGGAATCATGAAAAGGTTGTTGAGATGGGTGAGATGTTGGCCAAAGCATGGGGAACGAATCTTGGGTCTCCGCCAGAGATGTGTTCTAGCATGGTTATGGTGGGATTGCCGGCTTGTTTGGAAATTTCAAGTGATTCGGATGGTTTTAAGTTGAGGACTCATCTGAGGGATTGTTTCGGTGTTGAAGTACCAATATACTATCGGGCACCAAAAGATGGGGAGATTAATCCACTAACAGGGTATGCCCGGATATCTCATCAAGTTTATAACGTAGTTGATGAATATTACAGGTTCAGGGATGCAGTTAACAAGCTCGTTAACGATAGGGTTACTTGTGCTTCTCTCTCATGCTGA